From a region of the Phaseolus vulgaris cultivar G19833 chromosome 6, P. vulgaris v2.0, whole genome shotgun sequence genome:
- the LOC137833256 gene encoding secreted RxLR effector protein 161-like produces the protein MESPRQVHLQVVQIIMCYIKGITTFGLFYSSSKKIEIVRYSDSDWGGDSDERKSTSGHCFIIEKTVYLWSSKKQSIVALSTCEVEYVAAAASACQSVWLSNIITQIGFNLDVPIKIYVDNVSTINLAKNPVFHQKSKH, from the coding sequence ATGGAGTCACCTCGACAAGTTCATTTACAAGTTGTACAGATAATTATGTGCTACATCAAAGGTATTACAACTTTTGGTCTATTTTACTCTTCATCTAAGAAAATTGAGATCGTCAGATACTCAGACAGTGATTGGGGTGGAGATTCAGACGagaggaagagcacaagtggtcATTGTTTTATAATCGAAAAGACTGTTTACTTGTGGTCATCAAAGAAACAGTCAATTGTTGCATTATCTACTTGTGAAGTTGAGTATGTAGCAGCAGCAGCAAGTGCTTGTCAATCAGTTTGGCTCAGCAATATCATaactcaaattggttttaatctagatgttccaatcaagatttatgttgacaatgtctctacaattaatcttgcaaagaatCCGGTTTTTCATCAAAAAAGTAAACATTGA